The DNA window CTTGACATGTGATTTAAATAGCTTACATCAAATGTTTGAATTCATTCATGAAACTTTTATTGACATTTACTGTGTGAAGACACTACTAGCTTCACTGAggggtaacttaaaaaaaatattagacttCCTCTTGCAGAATGTGCTAACTCTGGTTTATTTTTACAACCACAAAACCAAGGAACCTTCTAACAGCATTTggttaattcattcatttatttactcatccaTCTATTAATCCATGAGTCAGCAAATATTTGATAATCATCTACTTTGTGAAGGAAGAGTTATGACATGAAGAACACATTAGgggtggaaataaaaatagaacagagagTTCTGGATGGACCTCAGAGTTCTTAGAAAGCCCAGAATATAAAATAACCTCAAGACTTTGGGTACTTATCTTTAATAGTAGGGTCACCCTCATTATTAAAGAGCATCTTGGGTTAGGAAATAAGGTTTTTGCTTCTTAGATAGCCTATCCTATCTCTGACCCCATGTTCCTCTGGTAATTACATGAAACTTTTGGTCACTGGGTTGTATACTGCATAACTTACTCACAAGGCCACAATAATTTCCAGAAATGAATGAGGAAAGTATTTTCCATTACCTATCTGTAGGATTTTTTCTCAGTTAAAAAGGGACCAAATAGTATGCTTTCCTAGGCAGGTGTGATAGAAAATATTCAATCTACTCCACCCCCTTCCCAGTTGTAGGTCTGTTTGAAAATTGGCCAGTTTCAGAATTCAGCTACTAGTTGTTTGTATAAATGACTAATGGTCATCAGAAACCATCTGAGAAGTACACCACGCCCAGAcatattttgatttcttcctcCTTAAAGGCCCCCTTTTAACTGAAAAAGCTCTTTCTCATTCTACAGTAGTCTACTCCTTTGTAGAAAGAGCACTTGCTGGGAATCAGGTGACTTGATTTCTAATCCAAGCTAACCTGCCAGCTAGTTGAATGGCTTTAAGCCAGGGTTGGCATACAATAGCCTGCTGCCAAATCTGACCTACCACctgttttttgcaaataaagttttattggaacagagccacgagtatttgttcatttattcttttggcCACAGTGCAGAGAGGACTATCTGTGACAGGACCATATGGCCACAGAGCCTAAAgtatttactatttggccctttacagaaaaatttgtcAACCCCAGCTTTAGGCAGGCCATTATCTTACTGGAGCCTTAGCTTCCCCGTCTGTAAACTTGGGGAATTAGATTAGGTTGTCCCCAGGGCCTATGTCCTTTTTAACATTCTGTTGCTCTATAACTCTTAATACAGAGCAGCCTCATAGCAATCATTATACACTGggatatacatttatacatatttatatttacttcttCAATTTATGAAGTGCTAATAATACTGGCAAGCCCCTGTAGAAAACTAACCACTCTAAGAGGCTCTGCCCTTGAGAAGCTTATACTCTGGTTAGAAGACAGAATAACAAGGCTTTGAAGTTAAATTATAATAGAAGGTAATAAAGGATAACATACCAAAGTGAGTGTTGATAACTAAATGACTTCAGAGGAGAGAGATCATTATGGGCTGAGATGATGAGGGAAAACCCAAGGAGAAAGTGGCATGTTTTTATGAATAGTTATCCCCACGGCCCCATAGGATATTGAATTTAGTGTCCTTTTACAGCAGTAGTTCTCAGGTTTTAGAGTGCAGATTTTAGAGTGTAGGTTACTGGGGAAAAATAGAATActgggaaaaaatacaaatactgggAAAAAATTCCTGCCACCCAGCTTTAGTTTAGAGGTTCTGATTGTAGGTCTGGGGCATATCCCAGGAATCTGATTTTTCAAAGAGCACCCTCTGGTGATTCTGGTCTACATGGAGagttttcttactttaaaaaatatttctttggaaattttgttaagttgctaaatattttttctgctgaGAAATTCATGCTACATTTTACAGAGTCTTACTAAACTGTACATTTTGTGTGAGCAGGAAGAACTCCACTATCCATGGAGCAATTACTTcaatgattttctctctccttttaggAAATTTGTGCTCTCCCAGGCCaagaagaacaaactgaggactaTCTCTGAAGGCCATTGAATTCCTTTTTAAGTCTAGAGGGGAAATCTGAGATCAGTATACTGTTGTGTCTATGATAGCTGAAGATGAATTATTGGAAAGAGTCAGGGTACTAACTGCTTCCATTTGCATTCTACTCTTGATCCTTTTGTGGTGAGCTTTTTGTTTGTGCAAAGCTGGCTGGGGTCAGCCTAgtgggtaaaaaaaaaaccctcaatgaaAGAGGTTGGGAATCTCCAATCTCCATCCCAAAACATGTCACTGATGACTTGAACATATCACCAGATACTCAAGGTACAGAGGAGAGCTTCCACCTGTGGGAGAATGATCCTCTGAAGAGAAATTTGGAGTCATCATCAGAGCCATTGGAGGGGACATCTGAGAGTCAAATGGGTGACATTTCACAAGAGCCTGTCATGCCTCCAGTCCAGAGGAGAAAGTTAGATCCACTTCCAAAAAAGCATAGACGTCTTAGGAAGGCTGTAAGgacaaagagaatgagaaagaacaagaggaaggagaaagtggaGACCCTATGCCCCCCAATCCTTCCAACACCTTTGGTACCACCACAAAGTGAAGAAGATGAAGTGGTAGATACAAAGCCGACTGTACTCAGTGCTCATGAAGATGATCCTGACCTTCCCAGTGAAGTAAGGATAAGGCATGGGGTGTCAAAAGTCTGGGCTTGCCacattttcttaggaaaaataaTGGCAACTCTTCCCCTgcagtgggaggaggtgggggtaaAGAGCTTGAAGAACAAACTGAGATCCTTAGGTCCAGATAAAGCATGAACTGGCTCCGAGGGTGAtgctttttttgtgtatgtgtgttgatGTTGAGGGCTTtgacttctttcttctccttgcaGAACCCATTACAGAGTCAGCAGGATGAGGGTGCCTGTGTGACGCATCAGGAGTGTCCAATCCAGCCCTGTGAGCAGCCAGCATCCTCGGAGCCTGGGCCCTCTTCCCCTGCAGTGACATCCTTGGCATCACCGCCACTCTGCTTTGGTCGCTTCTTAAGCTGTGTCTGCCGGACCTTCTCGAGGTCTAGGAAGCGGAAGCGCCCTGGAAGGCAGGGTACTGAGCTGATTGAGGCAGGAGGTGATGCCAAGTCTCTGAGACCTAGCCTGCTGAGGGATCTGGGCAAAAACAGAGTGCAGCCTCATGAGGGCCTGTAGCATGTTGGTACGGCTATGGGTTCTCCCTGTGtttagttttgtagttttctccATATCGTTGTTCCTGTTGGTTGAGTTCTTGTTTATCAAAAAGAGAGCAGCTTTTATGCTGAGATCCTTAAGCCTAAAGATGTGGTAAAAGCAaagtaactgaaatttttaaCACTTAAccccagtagtgggattacttCCTACTTCCTCCTGTTAGGCTGAAGTAGCATTCACTCTGGAGCAGTGGTTCCCAAAATTCATGCAGATGTCACTCGTGTCTTCAGTTAGTTCAAGTCTCACTGCCTTCTCTGAGGATGGAAGCCATCCCATGCCATCATTTTGAGTAATGTCTCCAGATATTAGCCGCTAAGTGGAGATGTGTCATGTCCAGCTCCTCTCATTATCTTTTACCTTTGGCTAGAGATTCCTTTTGAATTCTTCATCCTCAGTACTTTGTAGAACTTCTGCCACTTTCTAACAGATTCAGCTATGCCTCAGGGGGTGTTGGTTGCTACTTTTCTTGGACAGGGTAACACTACCATCTCCTCTATCTCTAACcatggtttggttttctttttgtcacttgtTGGTAAGCTACCTGGCTCTTCCTTTTGAATGTGCCTCTGGTGTTCTCTAGCCATATGTATTAAACCTAGTCAAATAAGTTAATAGCCTCCTTCCTTGTTATTCTTTAGCCAGACTCTCACAGAATCCCATGTTCTTGAGAGAACCCTAAAGAAAATAAGTACTTAAGAAAAGTTCAAGACTATTTCATTTCTCCCATTGTTTTCCCAGCACACTAGGTTAATCCTCTTCCCAGGATGTAAACTAAGAGTTTAAACTAATCTTATGCCCTACTTTGAGAGAGGAGGCTTAAGAAGAGTTTTAGAGTTTCCCCTATAGCTTTAATTACCTGTTGTTATTTCCTACTTGTTCCAGTTTCCCACTGCATATAAGAATAATAAAGGtgcaaatagaaataaatgtgtaaagTATCTGTCTCCCTTCCTTAGGACTAACCCTGATGGTTACCACACTAGAATTGGAGAAGATAAccaatgtgtttgttttgttcttttttgcctAGAAGTTGGAAAGGGAATAGAATGATTTGCAGGAGCAGTGGCAAAGATCCTTAAGCCTGCCTCGGGGGTGATTTGTAAAAACTGCCCTGGATTAAGTTTTGTGATGTGGTGTGGATTTCAAGTTGGGATGaggaattttgtaaaatgtcatAGTTCATGCTTGGAGTAAAATGGGAGGGATCTCTCAAGTCAGTCAGGCTTTGACACCTTTAGTTGTCTAAAGAGTATTCGATTGTTTAGAGAGTATAACATTTTAGTAGAGCTAATTGAGCATTACAAATGGGCTCAAGCTATTACGTGAAATTTCAAATGATCTAAACTATATTTATGCACATATCTTCTCAATGTAATATAAGAAACATTATGCCATGCAAAGCATAATGTACAGAAAATCTTGCATCATGGAGCCTATTACTAAAAGCTCAAAAGAGGGTAGATATTAGCGTTGTTATTAATGCTTTGTTACTGTTTCTTATCATAAGGTGTTTCAGGATGAGTTGTTCTATCATAGAAAAACTTTCATTCCAGTCTGGTTAGCCATATGCCCACTCCCATCTACAATGCTGATTTCCacataaagtttatttattccaAATTTAGAGTATAGATTTCAGATAAGGGAAGATCTGGATAAGTACTTAGTTCTGAAACTCTATTGCTCATATGTCTTGACCCCTCCCTCACAAACAGGGGAAAAAGGTGTCCATGTCTCCTCCACTGTATTTGTAAAGAAGAACTTATGTGTTCTCAGGTTTCATATTCTGTGTTGCTATCTTTATAACTTGAATTATTAAACATGGTTTATGTCtttaaataaagttgtttttgcaaaatatattcagaaaaatagTACAGCTGtatcaaagtaaaaacaaattaaaaataaaacctaccaCTATTGATGAGAGATAAAGCCTagaggtcatttaaaaaaaatgtttccctgcAAGTCAGAGAAACAGATACTGTTGGTGTGTTGTAAACAGAAATACTTGATGAGTATAAAGAGGAccatatttaatgtattttgttccctttttttctcaTGGGAACGCACATAGCTAGGTAGGTGGTGGGATGCTCATTGCTACAAGTTGAGTAAACTGAGATTAGGCAGGCTGATTAAACCTTTCCATGATTTTTATCAAAGAACATTTGTTACATCAGCTAGGGAGTTATAACACAAATTCTTTAAACAGATTATTTAGTCACTCACCTGTGGTTGTATCTTCTAAATGTGATTGTTTTTACTCTGGTTCTTGTCCCAGTGTTCTGTATGGGAATACTCCTTGGTggacattttgtttttgtcatcttGTTCCCACACTACTATCCAAATTCCAACCAATGCTGCCTTTACTCACCTGGGAAATTTTAACACAAGAAAACTTTGgttaatttaaaattacagagAATAAATAGAGAGGGTTTATTTATTAACTGAGTTTTAacagaaaaagtagaaatgatCTAGTCCTTATTTATAGGAGGAACcggaaacacaaagaaatgaagacgCTCGATCTCAAGATAGCCTCGCTGGTTAGTGGCAAAGCTAAAGCAAACAATAACTAACATTAGGTTCAATATTGTACTTTATACGGATCTTCTATAATCTTCAAGCTGTCTGCATGgggttaatattaatattttcattttacaaatgagaccATTTATGTTCAGAAATGTCCTGGTAAGTCCTGAtacagaattcaaacccaggtttgtTAGTCTCTGAAACCTGTACTCATTACATTCCATCTTCCAGTATTTATTACAGTGTTATATAATCTCTTTGTATCCAGTCTAATCCTGTAATGTCAACAACAGGCAATTTCTCTTATTtgccaaaatttatattttagccttaacacatatataataaatatagctcaattaaagaaaaagtttagataaaaagattatttcttcCAGGTAAAATTTCTCTATTGggcagtaaataataaaatagttagCCTAAGTGTCATTGATAAAATAGAATTGCAGTGTAATATAAACAAAGTTTTAATCATTACACTAATTAAAATGAGACAATTACTTAACTGAAAAGTGatcaagagaaaaaggaatagcATGTAATCAAAACAGGACCCTCGACTTCACAGGATCATAAGACAAAGCATAGCAAAGATGAATTAAGTCTCATAGAAATCTAATAGACTTAAGAATATTTCTAAACTGTTTTCAGGGGAATGGTTTGGGATTTGGGTAGCAGAGACAGAGGCCCTTCTAGGTAATCCACTGACCCTTGAAATAAGTAAGTATACTCCTGCTAATGAACTCCAggctttaaatagaaaaatttgaattttctcaCGCTGCAAAACATTCTTTTCATTCTGATTTGACAAGGCCTCTTTCaggacaaaataaaagaacaacaaaactggtAGATTCAAATCACTACACTGAGTGGTCAAGgaacattcttcatttttttttttttttttccccaaactcaaGACATGAGGATCGCTGTTGTACATGGAAGATTGGATTGGGGCTTTCCTGAGCTGGATTCCGTCAGCCGTAAAGAGTTGCAGCTCTGCTCTCATCATGAAACCATTGTGTTGAACTATCTCAGACACACCATTATTACCCTGCTTGTTCCCAGTTCTAGAGGAT is part of the Mustela nigripes isolate SB6536 chromosome 2, MUSNIG.SB6536, whole genome shotgun sequence genome and encodes:
- the LOC132010570 gene encoding uncharacterized protein LOC132010570, translating into MPPVQRRKLDPLPKKHRRLRKAVRTKRMRKNKRKEKVETLCPPILPTPLVPPQSEEDEVVDTKPTVLSAHEDDPDLPSENPLQSQQDEGACVTHQECPIQPCEQPASSEPGPSSPAVTSLASPPLCFGRFLSCVCRTFSRSRKRKRPGRQGTELIEAGGDAKSLRPSLLRDLGKNRVQPHEGL